The DNA region AGCGGGAGCACCCCCGAGGAGCTGGAGGGGGCCTCGGCGATCACCTCGGCGGAGGCCAGGGCCGCGCTCTTCAGGGACTTGTTGACGGTGTGGCTCCAACCGGCCGTGGTGTCGGACAGGGTGAGGGTGAAGGAGCCGCTGCCGTTGGTCGTGACGCTCGCGGTGAAGTGGTCGCCCGGCCGCACGGTGCTGCTGAAGTTGGACGGGTACTGCGGGTACATCTCGTACCAGGCGGAGTACACCGGGCGGCCGCTGGAGCAGTCGGCCTCGGTGCCGGTCTGCTCGACGGTGTTGCTGCCGTCGCCGTCGAGGCCGACCCAGAAGCTGGACCAGGTGTTGGTGCCGGAGCAGGTGACGGCGGGCTGGACCCAACTGGCGCTGACGCTGGTGAACTTGCCGCCGGTGGCGGCGTATCCGGCCCAGTTGCCGCTCGTGCTGTGCAGCAGGCCGCCGCCGTGGTGGGCGAGCGGGGCCTGGACGAGAGTGGGGGCGGTGGCGGCGAGGGCCGGTGCTGCGGTGCCCAGGAGGGTAAGCAGGGCGGTGGACACGGCGAGGGTGCGCCGACGGGCTTCGGGCATGGCTACTCCCTTGTGAGGGTGTGGAGTTGGCCGAGCGTCGACAAAGGTAGACCCACCGGGTCAGTGCGGATATTACGAGGACATAACGAAGCGTCACGCCGTGCACCCGCTGGCCGTGCGGTGGTGGCAGCCGAGTCCAGCCCAACACGTGGGCTGCGCCGAGGCGTTGGGCTACTCGGCCGCGACCACGGGAGCGGATTGCGCCGGAGCGGCGTTGTACTCGGCGAGCGACTCCCGGGTGAAGCCGAAGAAGTACGTGGCCAGGAAGCCCACCGCGTACCCGGTCAGCAACCCGCCCCCGTAGACGGCGGCGCTGCCGGCCATCCCGTGCGGGCCGGCCAGCAGCGGGAACAGGGCCCAGCCGGAGGGGCCGACGGCGGTCGATCCGACCGCGCTGCCGAGCTGGCCGGCCGCCCCGACGAAGGCGCCCCCGGCGGCGCCGCCCACGCAGGCCGTGACGAACGGGCGGCCCAGCGGCAGGGTGACCCCGTAGACCAGGGGCTCGCCGACGCCGAGCAGGCCCGCCGGCAGCGCGGACCTGATGGTCGCCCGGACCGAGGCGTTGTGCCGCAGCCGCAGGTAGACGGCGGCGGCGCAGCCGACCTGCCCGGCGCCGGCCATGGCGAGGATCGGCAGCAGGACGGTGGAACCCTGCTGCTGGATCAGGGTGGTGTGGATCGGGATCAGCGCCTGGTGCAGGCCGAGCATCACCAGCGGCAGGAAGAGCCCGCCGAGCACCATCCCGGCGAGCAGCCCGCCGTGGGCGAGCAGCCAGGAGGTGGCGTGGCCGATCGCGGTGGAGACCTCCCCGGCGACGAACATCAGGCCGAACAGCGCCGCCAGCCCGCCGACCAGGACGGTGACCGTGGGCGTGACCAGGACGTCCAGCGCGGCGGGCAGGATCCGCCGGGTCCACCGCTCCACCTGCACCGCCAGCAGCGCGGCGAGCAGCGCCCCGACCACCCCGCCCTGCCCGGGGGTGAGGTGGTGGCCGAACGCCTCCACCTTGGCGACCCCGGCGTAGCCGATCACCGCGGCCACGACCCCGCCCAGCACGGGCGTGCCGCCGAACTCCTGCGCCGTGTTGTAGCCGACGAAGACGGCGAGCAGCGACATGAACCCCGAGGAGACCGGCCCCAGCGCGATGACCAGAGCCGGTGCCCGGCCGAGGTTGGCGAGCGTCCCGCCGAGGGCGGCGACGATCCCGCAGCCGATCAGGGCGGGGATCAGCGGGACGAAGACGTTCGCGATCCGGCGCAGCATCCGCTTGACCGGGGTCGCGTTGCGCACCCGGGCCTGCGCGCGGATCCGCGCACCGCGTCCGGCGAGGTCCTCGGCGGTGGGGGCGGTCGCACCAGGGTCCAGCAGCCGGCGCAGCTGCGCGGTGACCCCGGCGACGGCGCCGGGGCCGAGGACGATCTGGTAGGTGTCGTCCTCGACCGTGCCCAGGACGGCCGGCAGCGCCCCGAGCGCCTCGCGGTCGACCAGGGAACGGTCCGCCAGACCCAGCCGAAGCCGGGTCATGCAGTGGGCGACGGAGCGGATGTTGGCGGCGCCGCCGACCAGCGGGAGGATCGCCTCGGCCACGGCGCGGTGCTTCTCGTCGGACATGTCACGGGACGTACCCGGATGCTCACGGTGCTCAACCGGGGGGCTGGTAGCGGTCTGCTCCACGGGTGCTCGCAGCGGTCTGTCGCTCGAACGGCCGCCGGGACCATCGCCTAGTTGGCGAAAGCCCGCTCGTCGCCGGCGGCCTGATCGCCAAGACCCCGGACCCACAGGACGGACGCTCCCAGCTCCTCGCCCCGACCCGGCGCGGACGGGACACCCTCTCCCGCATCCGCCGCGAGCGCACCGCCCTGCTGGCCCGCCGCAGCACCCGCCTCACCCCCGAGCAGTGCCGCGCCCTGGAGGCGGCGCTGCCGCTGCTGGAACTCCTCCTCGACGAGCCCGACGCGCCGGTCCGCGAGGGACATGACGGGCCGAACGACCGGTAGCCACAGGTATGTTGACGAACCGCAGACCGGAAAGCGCTACCCCCGCCACCCCGGATGACGGCAGGCGGCCCGGCCGGCGGGAACCCCGCACTGATCGAACGCCACGTCGTCTCCCGCCGCACCGTCGGCTCGGTGAAGTGACGGGCGGATCGCCTGCCGATCATGTCCGATACGCTTGACGTCGGCACGGAGAGTTGAGGAGAGGCGATGGGCACGCACGAGCGGTGGACACGGCTGCTCGAAGTCCTCGGTGACAAGGGCCGCATCGAGGTCGCCGAGGCCGCCGAGCTGCTCGGAGTCTCCCCCGCGACGGTCCGCCGCGACATGGAGGAGCTGGCCCGCCAGCAGCTGCTGACCCGCACCCGCGGTGGAGCGGTGCTGAGCGGAGTCGCGTACGACCTGCCGCTTCGCTACAAGACCGCGCGCCAGGCGGACGAGAAGCACCGGATCGCCGAGGCGGCGGCCCGGCTCATCCCGCCCGGGGCGGTGGTCGGCCTCAACGGCGGAACGACCACCTCGGAGGTGGCCCGCGAACTGGCGACCCGGGCGGACCTGGCCGAGCACGGTGCCGGGATCTCGCTGACGGTGGTCACCAACGCGATCAACATCGCGAGCGAGCTGGCGGTCCGGCCGCACGTGAAGACCGTGGTGACGGGCGGAGTCGTGCGCTCCAACTCCTACGAGTTGACCGGCCCGCTGGCCACGCCGGTGCTCGAAGGGATCTCGCTGGACTACGCGATCCTCGGGGTGAACGCGGTGGACGCGCGCCTGGGCGCGGCCGCGCACGACGAGGGCGAGGCCAGTGCCAACCGGGCCATGGCGCGGCGGGCGGAGAAGGTCATCGTGGTCGCCGACTCCACCAAGCTCGGTCGTCGGGCGTTCGCCCAGGTGTGTGCGGTCGGTGACATCGCCGTCCTGGTCACCGACAAGAACGCGCCGGAGGAACTGGTCGGGCAGTTCGTGGGCCAGGGCGTCGAGGTGGTCTGCGTCTGACGCACCACCGGTTCGCCGAGGCGGCCCGGGCCGTTGGCCCGGCGAGGGCCGACAGCTCGGAAGCGCCTTCCAGCCGCGTCACCCGGAAGGTGGCGTCCGCCACGCCTCGGCGGGTGACGGCGGCCGACGCCGTCACCCGGGTGCCGGGCCATAGTGGCGGTGACGGCGGACGGTCCGCACCGTGGTGGGAAGGAGCGATGGCCAGCACCCCAGGACGGTACCGATGGACGCGAACCACTCCCTGCCCCGTGTCGTGGTCGGCGTCGACGGCTCTCAGCCGTCGCACGCCGCGCTGCGG from Kitasatospora cathayae includes:
- a CDS encoding PTS transporter subunit EIIC, whose amino-acid sequence is MSDEKHRAVAEAILPLVGGAANIRSVAHCMTRLRLGLADRSLVDREALGALPAVLGTVEDDTYQIVLGPGAVAGVTAQLRRLLDPGATAPTAEDLAGRGARIRAQARVRNATPVKRMLRRIANVFVPLIPALIGCGIVAALGGTLANLGRAPALVIALGPVSSGFMSLLAVFVGYNTAQEFGGTPVLGGVVAAVIGYAGVAKVEAFGHHLTPGQGGVVGALLAALLAVQVERWTRRILPAALDVLVTPTVTVLVGGLAALFGLMFVAGEVSTAIGHATSWLLAHGGLLAGMVLGGLFLPLVMLGLHQALIPIHTTLIQQQGSTVLLPILAMAGAGQVGCAAAVYLRLRHNASVRATIRSALPAGLLGVGEPLVYGVTLPLGRPFVTACVGGAAGGAFVGAAGQLGSAVGSTAVGPSGWALFPLLAGPHGMAGSAAVYGGGLLTGYAVGFLATYFFGFTRESLAEYNAAPAQSAPVVAAE
- a CDS encoding DeoR/GlpR family DNA-binding transcription regulator — translated: MGTHERWTRLLEVLGDKGRIEVAEAAELLGVSPATVRRDMEELARQQLLTRTRGGAVLSGVAYDLPLRYKTARQADEKHRIAEAAARLIPPGAVVGLNGGTTTSEVARELATRADLAEHGAGISLTVVTNAINIASELAVRPHVKTVVTGGVVRSNSYELTGPLATPVLEGISLDYAILGVNAVDARLGAAAHDEGEASANRAMARRAEKVIVVADSTKLGRRAFAQVCAVGDIAVLVTDKNAPEELVGQFVGQGVEVVCV
- a CDS encoding G1 family glutamic endopeptidase gives rise to the protein MPEARRRTLAVSTALLTLLGTAAPALAATAPTLVQAPLAHHGGGLLHSTSGNWAGYAATGGKFTSVSASWVQPAVTCSGTNTWSSFWVGLDGDGSNTVEQTGTEADCSSGRPVYSAWYEMYPQYPSNFSSTVRPGDHFTASVTTNGSGSFTLTLSDTTAGWSHTVNKSLKSAALASAEVIAEAPSSSSGVLPLSDFGSVSFSGSTVNGQALGGFSPDNITMASGGTTKATTSSLSGGSSFSVTWKHS
- a CDS encoding helix-turn-helix domain-containing protein, encoding MLAAVCRSNGRRDHRLVGESPLVAGGLIAKTPDPQDGRSQLLAPTRRGRDTLSRIRRERTALLARRSTRLTPEQCRALEAALPLLELLLDEPDAPVREGHDGPNDR